GCAGCTGATAAAGCTTGTAGGTCATATACAAGTCTGAACCCGCTTTCTGTGATGCTTCAATGAGATCATCAGGAATACTCACGACTTGAACTAAATAATTCACTTCAATCATAAAGCCTCAAATTATTAAATCACTAAAAACCAAGTTACAACAAAACCCAGTGAGAGACATGCTTTCCACCGCCTATCTCTAACACTCTATAGATACTCTTTAATGGCAGAGATGCCATGCCAAGTGCGTCTACTCGTATATTTTCCCATTATGCTTTAGCCAGCCATGAGCATGGTGATTCCGAGGATCTTTGTGGGTCCAGTGCATCACCCCACCTTTCTTGTTCCATTCATACTCCCCATAAAATTCAACTCTATCGCCCTTTCTCAATCCCTGAATACGAGGAGCTAAATCAATATTATGTGCCACCAGCAAAGTTTGTCCGCTGTCGAGTCTTAAGATAAACTTCTGATGTCGAGAGCCTTTATTATCGTCTGGAAGCAATCGTGAAACTAAACCCGAACCACGTACTTGAACATCACTTTGGTGATTTTGGTAAGCTTGCTTAAGTCGCGCATCATTGGCCTGAACATGGCTGACACCAAAGCAGAGCAATACCAAAAATAGAGTAATAAACTTTTTCATTCCTTTTATTCCTTTCTTTTCCATACAGGGATATCCATTGAGGCTACAAATCTACGTAAGTATCAATTTAACGATGCTTATACTGAGTAGGGCAATAACCTCTAGATACATCTGAGCTACGAAGTTTTACGTGCTTGGTAGAGCGACCAGAAACGCGAGTACGCCACAACTTGAAACTGCCAAGCTTCAAACGACTGCGCATCAAGCGAATCACCTCTGATTCATTTAAACCAAATTGCAGTTCTATTGCTTCAAACGGCGTTCTGTCTTCCCACGCCATTTCAATAATTCTTGATTCAGTCTCTTTAGATAACATCTTTGCCTACTCATCTTCAATTAAATGAACAGAAATACGTTCCTTCTTGCTCATTAGATCAAAGACTTATCGCTTAAATTGAAAAACCCCAACATCCAAAAAGCAACGGCAGAATTACTAATCCATCAAGTCATCAAGTCCGTTTATGGCTAAAGATTAAAACAGGATGCCGAAGATGCGACATCGCAATAACCTGAACCAATACAAAGTAATTTCGAAAAAACGTAAAACCACAAACCACACTAGTTCGATTTGTAACCACTTATTACATTGAATTTTTTTAAATAAACCCCTACCCAAAAGTCTACTGAACGGTGGTCACATTACACCATACTTATCATAGGTAATACGGCCATCCACCCTCTTATTTATCACATTTTGGAATACCAAAATCATTCAATTGAACTCATCAACACAGCTTATTAATTAAGCAATTGAACTCATAACCTAGACCCTGTACGCTTACACTATGCACACGGTTACTTAATGGAGATCACAATGAACGAACTACTGACAAGCGCCATGGAACAGAAACAACGAACAACAGTGACC
Above is a window of Vibrio atlanticus DNA encoding:
- a CDS encoding DUF3465 domain-containing protein, coding for MKKFITLFLVLLCFGVSHVQANDARLKQAYQNHQSDVQVRGSGLVSRLLPDDNKGSRHQKFILRLDSGQTLLVAHNIDLAPRIQGLRKGDRVEFYGEYEWNKKGGVMHWTHKDPRNHHAHGWLKHNGKIYE
- a CDS encoding TIGR03643 family protein, which codes for MLSKETESRIIEMAWEDRTPFEAIELQFGLNESEVIRLMRSRLKLGSFKLWRTRVSGRSTKHVKLRSSDVSRGYCPTQYKHR